A window from Nocardioides mesophilus encodes these proteins:
- a CDS encoding PAC2 family protein, translated as MIEIEEVPELRSPVLIAAFEGWNDAADAASSVIDHLIKVWDARVVAAIDPEEFYDFQVNRPIVGSHDDGMRRITWPSTQLSVASPPGALRDVVLLRGIEPNMRWRQFCAELLAGADELGVELVVTLGALLADTPHTRPIPVTGTASEPDLADRLKLEQSNYEGPTGIVGVFQDACSQLDIPAVSYWAAVPHYVAQPPCPKATLALVGQLEDLLEVSIPLGDLPEESRAWERGVDELAEEDEEIGDYVRALEETRDTAELPEASGEAIAREFERYLKRRDTGDD; from the coding sequence GTGATCGAGATCGAAGAGGTGCCGGAGCTCCGCTCCCCCGTCCTCATCGCCGCGTTCGAGGGCTGGAACGACGCCGCCGACGCCGCCTCCTCCGTGATCGACCACCTGATCAAGGTCTGGGACGCCCGGGTGGTGGCGGCCATCGATCCCGAGGAGTTCTACGACTTCCAGGTGAACCGCCCCATCGTCGGCAGCCACGACGACGGCATGCGCCGGATCACCTGGCCCTCCACCCAGCTCTCGGTCGCCTCGCCCCCCGGAGCGCTGCGCGACGTGGTGCTGCTGCGCGGCATCGAGCCGAACATGCGCTGGCGGCAGTTCTGCGCCGAGCTGCTGGCCGGCGCCGACGAGCTCGGCGTGGAGCTCGTGGTCACGCTCGGCGCGCTGCTGGCCGACACCCCGCACACCCGGCCGATCCCGGTGACCGGGACGGCCTCGGAGCCCGACCTGGCCGACCGGCTCAAGCTGGAGCAGTCGAACTACGAGGGGCCGACCGGCATCGTCGGGGTCTTCCAGGACGCGTGCTCGCAGCTGGACATCCCGGCCGTCTCCTACTGGGCCGCGGTGCCTCACTACGTCGCCCAGCCGCCGTGCCCCAAGGCCACGCTGGCGTTGGTCGGCCAGCTCGAGGACCTGCTGGAGGTCAGCATCCCGCTCGGCGACCTCCCCGAGGAGAGCCGGGCCTGGGAGCGCGGTGTCGACGAGCTCGCCGAGGAGGACGAGGAGATCGGCGACTACGTCCGCGCGCTCGAGGAGACCCGCGACACCGCGGAGCTGCCGGAGGCCAGCGGCGAGGCGATCGCCCGCGAGTTCGAGCGCTACCTGAAGCGGCGCGACACCGGCGACGACTGA
- the mshC gene encoding cysteine--1-D-myo-inosityl 2-amino-2-deoxy-alpha-D-glucopyranoside ligase yields the protein MRAWTSPDVPDLDDLGVAPTVRVHDSSRGGLVDSVPAGPDGAARLYVCGITPYDATHMGHAATFVGFDLLNRAWRDAGHAVRYVQNVTDVDDPLLERATATGADWRELAERETELFREDMSALRVLSPDAYVGAVESIPLIVDMVRRLKDNGTAYDVDGDLYFSVHADPRFGEVSRWTEEQMLAVYADRGGDPDRAGKKHPLDCLLWQAERPGEPAWDTSLGRGRPGWHVECSAIALHHLDGTVDVQGGGSDLVFPHHEMSAAEAHAAVEGQEFAHAYVHAGMVGYEGEKMSKSKGNLVLVSRLREAGVDPMVIRLALLRHHYRSDWEWTDEDLREAAAAVEQLRGAVALPSGAPSAPLVAAVRAALAEDLDAPTAVDAVRGWARETLTAGGGSETGAGDVVRRLLDARLGLLL from the coding sequence ATGCGAGCGTGGACGAGCCCGGACGTGCCGGACCTGGACGACCTGGGGGTCGCCCCGACGGTGCGGGTGCACGACTCCTCGCGCGGTGGGCTCGTCGACAGCGTGCCGGCCGGCCCCGACGGTGCCGCCCGGCTCTACGTCTGCGGGATCACCCCCTACGACGCCACCCACATGGGTCACGCCGCCACGTTCGTGGGGTTCGACCTGCTCAACCGGGCCTGGCGCGACGCCGGCCACGCCGTCCGTTACGTCCAGAACGTCACCGACGTCGACGACCCGCTGCTGGAGCGGGCGACCGCGACCGGCGCCGACTGGCGCGAGCTCGCCGAGCGCGAGACCGAGCTGTTCCGCGAGGACATGAGCGCGCTGCGGGTGCTCTCGCCCGACGCCTACGTCGGTGCGGTGGAGTCGATCCCGCTGATCGTGGACATGGTGCGCCGGCTCAAGGACAACGGCACCGCCTACGACGTCGACGGCGACCTCTACTTCTCCGTGCACGCCGACCCCCGGTTCGGCGAGGTGTCGCGCTGGACCGAGGAGCAGATGCTCGCGGTGTACGCCGACCGCGGCGGTGACCCCGACCGGGCCGGCAAGAAGCATCCGCTCGACTGCCTGCTCTGGCAGGCCGAACGCCCCGGGGAGCCCGCCTGGGACACCTCGCTCGGCCGCGGCCGGCCGGGGTGGCACGTCGAGTGCTCCGCGATCGCGCTGCACCACCTCGACGGCACCGTCGACGTGCAGGGCGGCGGCAGCGACCTGGTCTTCCCGCACCACGAGATGAGTGCCGCCGAGGCGCACGCCGCCGTCGAGGGCCAGGAGTTCGCCCACGCCTACGTGCACGCCGGGATGGTGGGCTACGAGGGCGAGAAGATGTCGAAGTCGAAGGGCAACCTGGTGCTCGTCTCCCGGCTGCGCGAGGCCGGCGTGGACCCGATGGTGATCCGGCTGGCCCTGCTGCGCCACCACTACCGCAGCGATTGGGAGTGGACCGACGAGGACCTCCGCGAGGCGGCGGCCGCGGTCGAGCAGCTCCGGGGCGCCGTGGCCCTGCCCTCCGGTGCGCCGAGCGCCCCGCTGGTGGCCGCGGTGCGGGCGGCCCTGGCCGAGGACCTGGACGCGCCGACCGCCGTCGACGCGGTCCGGGGCTGGGCCCGCGAGACGCTGACGGCGGGCGGCGGCTCCGAGACCGGTGCCGGCGACGTCGTACGCCGGCTGCTCGACGCGCGGCTCGGCCTCCTGCTCTGA